The Candidatus Zixiibacteriota bacterium genomic sequence GAAGAGATCCCGACCCATTATAAAATGTGAACGCGCGACGGTGGAATTTGTGGTGACCGGGATGACCAGGGCGGCAGGAGTGTCACCAAGCAAATAGATGGCGGCCAAGCCCAGGGCAATAACTAAGATAGCGGAAACCAGTATCTTCATGACTAATGCTGATTAGTTGACGACTTTTCGGGGGAATCCCCGGTTATCGACACTATTAGCATAGGTCGGCTTTCCGGCGGTGAGCTTGATTGGAAAGATACACTACCGAGGGTGTCCTCGGCTCGACAGGGCGACCTGGCGGATAATAGCGAGCTTCAAGCGGCGGTCTTTGGGCACTGCTTGGAAAGCGATACGGGCAGGGAAGTGCGAAACCAGGAGGTTAGAGGAGCGTGAGGACAGAGCAAGTAGAACGTCCTGTAATATATATTATGTTAACTCTCCGAAATACTAAACCGCCTCTGAATCATCCCAAACCGCTCCGCTACCCCTTGACTACAATATTGAGGAGTCTTCCTGGCACGAACACCTCTTTAATTATGGCTTTCCCGGCGGTGTGCGCCTGTACTCTGGCGTCGGCGAGTGCCGCCGCCTCGGCAGTCTCCTGGTCGCAGCCAACCGGAACGGCTACCGATGCCCTGAGTTTGCCGTTGACCTGGACAGCGATTTCGATCGTATCGCCCACGACGGCAGACGGATCGAATTCAGGCCAATCGGATTTGAAAACTGACTCCCGGAACCCGGCCAGTTGCCACATTTCCTCGGCGAGATGCGGGGCCATCGGGGCAACCAATTGGGTTGTTTTCAAAATGATTTGGTCGTTCAGTTGCTGGTTGGAAATCACATCCGGCCTGAAATCCCGCACCAGCTCCATGAGCGCGGCGATTGCGGTGTTGAACTGGAGCTTTTCGAAACTTTCGTCGACACGCTTTATGGTCTGGTTGAGCTTGATGTAGATTTCACGTTCGGGAGCGGTGAGCTCGCCCGGCTTAAAGTAACGCTTTAGGTCGGGACGGCTGTCGCGAAGGTGTTCGACCAGCGGATACAGTTTGGACGACACGAATTTCGCCGGACCGGTCAGGAACTCGGTCGTGCTCCAGGCCACCGGTTTTTCGGACGGCGCCACGAAATACATCGCCAGGCGAGAAACATCGACCCCGTAAGTGGCCATCAATTCGACCGGTGAGACCACGTTGCCGCGCGACTTGGACATCACCTGACCGGTCGCATCCGAGACCATCCCGTGATTGAACATGCGCGTGGCCGGTTCGCTGCACTTAAGCCAGCCGATGTCGTACAGGAACTTGGTGAAGAACCGAAAGTAGATCAGATGTCCGGTGGCGTGCGTGATGCCGCCGACATATAGATCGATTGGCATCCAGGCGTCGGCTTTAGCCGGCTCGAAGGGTTTGCTTGCGTTTGCCGGGTCGATATAGCGGAGGAAATACCACGACGAACAGACAAAAGTGTCCATCGTGTCGGGGTCACGTTGGGCCTCTCCCCCGCAGTTAGGACATTTGACGTTCATAAACGACGGCACGTCGGCGAGCGGCGAGCGGCCTTTGGGCAGATAGTTTTCGACATTCGGCAGCATCACCGGCAGATCGGATTCCAGGACCGCCACCTGGCCGCACTTCCCGCAGTGGATGATCGGAATCGGGCAGCCCCAATACCTTTGGCGTGAGATCGACCAGTCCTTGAGCTTGTAGTTCACTCTACGGCGGCCGATACCTCGCTGTTCGGCGTATTCACTGAGTGCGTCAACAGCCTCTTCCCCAGCTAGTCCGTCGAACTGCCCGGAATGGACCATCGGCCCGTATTCCACGAAGGCCTGCTCCATGCGATCAGCCGATAGAGTCGTGCTATCATCGGGGTGAATTACCACGCGAATCGGAATCCCGTACCTGCGGGCGAAGGCAAAGTCTCGTGTGTCGTGCGCCGGCACGGCCATCACCGCACCGGTACCATAGCCGGCAAGGACATAGTCTGCCACCCATAACTGCACCCGTTCGCCGTTAAAGGGGTTGATCGCGTACTTGCCGGTGAATACGCCGTCTTTGTCTTCGGTAATCGAGGCGCGCTCTATGTCGGTGCGCGCGGCAGACTTTTTCTGGTAGGCGGTGACCTGCGCGGAGAATTCAGGCGAGAGATCGAGCCGAGACAGTATTTCCGCCTCGGGCGAGATCGCCATGAACGTAACCCCGAAGATAGTATCCGGCCGAGTGGTGAAAATGGGCAACTTTTCGCCGGTGTCTTCGATTGTGAAGTCCACTTCGAGTCCGTGCGATCGGCCGATCCACTCGCGTTGCATGGTCTTGACGTTGTCGGGCCATCCTGGGAGCGTGTCCAGATCGTCAATCAGGCGATCGGCGTAGGCAGTGATTTTGAAGTACCACTGTATCTGCTCTTTCTTTTCGACCGGGGTGTCGCATCGTTCGCAGCGGCCGTTGACTACCTGTTCATTGGCCAGAACCGTTTTGTCTTCGGGACACCAGTTGACAAACCCGCGGCTGCGGTACGCCAGTCCTTTCTTAAAGAGCTGGATGAACATCCATTGAGTAAACTTGTAGTAGTCGGGTTCGCACGACGAGACCTCGCGCGACCAGTCAAACGAGACGCCGACTTTCTGGAGCGTGGTGCGGCTGACCTTGATATTCTCGCGGGTCCACACCGAAGGATGGATGCCCCGCTTGATGGCTGCGCGCTCTGCCGGCAGACCAAAAGCGTCCCAACCGAACGGATGCAGCACGCTCTTGCCCTTCATCATCTGCTGGCGGGCGACAGCATCCCCGATGATGTAGTTGCGGAAGTGGCCCATGTGGATGTCGCCCGACGGATAGGCGAACATTACCAGCATATAGAACTTGCCGGCGGGATCCGGCATATCGGGTGCGCGGAACAGCTGCTGTCCTTCCCAGAGTCGCTGCCACTTGTTCTCAATAGCTGCAAAGTCGTAAGCCGGTATGGTCTTAGTCTTGTGTGTCATCGCGATGCATCCAATGCCGCAGATAATTGGCGGATGTTATAATCTTATCGGCTCTTTGGCAACAGTTTTACAGGGTGCGGATTGAGGACAGGGCTCAGCGGCGAAAGCGGTTGAGCCAGATCGTCCCGCTGGAAAGCGTATTGACCACTTGCGATTTAATGCGCTCGACATCGTGAAAGAAGCCGGGGGCAAGTTTCCAGCGAACGGTTACAGGCGTGTCAAAGCCCCAGACCGGCACCCTGCCGACCGCAAGAGGATTGTCCGAACTCTCCGGCAGGCGCATCGTGAAGCCGCGCACGTAACCGACCTGTGCGGCGGTATCTAGCACGCGACGGTCGTATCGACCGAAGGGGTAACTTATTTTATCGACGCTCTGGCCGCTAAGATCCTGAAGACGCTTGCGGGAGTCGCCCAGCTCGCGCTCCAGTTCGGCGCGGCTGCACGACATGAGGTCACGGTGCGATGCGCCGTGTGAGCCGAACTCTACTCCAAGCCCGGCCAGGCGAGTAATAGACTCTTGGCATAAGTGTGGGCAGGCCCTTATGCGATGACTGTAATCCCAACTATTTGATTTGCCGATCCAATCGCTGGGCACGAATACCACAGGTTCGAACCTGAAACGCTCCATTATGGCCGGAAGCACTATGGTCAGATGTTCGTATCCGTCGTCGAAACTCAGCGTCAGTTTGCCTCTCCCCTGCCCTACTGGCGTGTCCCCGATGCCTGCCTCGCCGAGGTTCCAACCGTCGCCTCGCAGGCTGTCCAGTAGCCGGACCAGCCGTTTCGGTGGGTAGTTCGAAACGCCAAAGGTACATTTGTTGGATAGCTTGTGAAATACGAGAATAACAAGCCGTGATTCGGGCGAGCCGGACATGGCGTCAGGACGAGCTATCCGAGACCGGCGAACTGTTTGGGGTCCGAGGGACCGAGAGCCGCGACTGTCATTTGGCTTTCGTCGAAGATCGTCTCGGCTACCCGCTGGATGTCGGCGCTCGTGATTTTGTCAATCTCTCGAATAGTACCGCTGAGCGGCTGGTACCTCTCGAGGAGTAGCTCCTGGCGGCCGATCCGATTCATCCGCGTAGATGTCGATTCCATCGCCAGCATGAGATGGCCCTTCATCTGCGCCTTAACAGAGGCGAGAACCGCACTGTTGAGCCGCCGCGAAACGGTTTTTCGGCACTCCGCGAGAATCAGATCAAAGGCCTGCTTGAGGTGTTTCTGGGCGGTGCCAAGGTAAACCGAGAACACTCCGGTATCCACAAATGAGTCATGGTACGAGTGCACAACATAGACCAGGCCACGTTCCTCACGGATTTTCTGGAAGAGCACTGACGACATGCCCCCGCCCAGGTAGGTTGAAAGCAGCACTACCGCCATTCGGTCTCTGTGGCCATAGGGCAGGCCGGGGAAACCAATACAGAAGTGGGTTTGGGCGCTGTCATCGGATTCAAATCGAAGGTGGACTCCCGACTTTCGCCCCGCTGGATCAGGCCGTTTCGAGCCGCCCTCCTCAAGATGGAACTTCGCGCGCACGAGCTTAACCAGTCGGTCGTGTGAGATCGCTCCCGATGCCGCCACTACAACCGATCCGGAGCGGTAGTTATTTGCATGAAACCGCGTCAGATGAGCGCGCGGGACCGAGCGGATTATCTTCATGCTGCCGAGAACCGGTCTGCCCAGAGGATGCCCCGACCAGTGGGTTTCAGCGAACAGATCGTGGATGTGATCCGAAGGATCGTCGAGCGACTCCTTGATCTCCTCGCAAATCACCTGACGTTCCCGATCCATGTTGGTTCGGGTGAGTGTGGGATTGCAGGTCAGGTCGGCCAGGATCTCGACCGCCTGTGGCAAATACTCGTCGAGAATGCGCGCCGTGTAGCAAGTGTGTTCACGCGTGGTGAACGCATTAAGCGACCCGCCGAGCGATTCGAGTGACTCGGCAATCTGGCGCGCGTTGCGCTGTCGTGTGCCCTTGAACACGAGGTGCTCGAGGAAGTGGCAGAGGCCATGTTCGTCCTGCTGCTCGCAGCGGGAGCCGACATCGACCCACGCGCCCAGAGAAACAGAGCGGACCCCGGGCAGTTGCTCGGTGAGCACCCGGAGTCCGTCTTTCAGCGTGGTCTTGCGAAAGACACTCTGGTCGCGTCGCGCCTTCTTCTTTCTAACCACTATGTACCTCTGCGACTAAATCACCGGCGCGCCTTCTGACGCGGGCGGCCGCCGCCCGATCCACCGCGGCGCGGCGGCGGAGGCATTGGCGGCCTGTCCTGCCCGCCTTCGAGCAGAACCCGGCGAGACAGCCGCACCCGGCCGTCGGGCTCAATGTTGATGACCTTGACTTCCATACGGTCCCCCACTTTGCAAATGTCCTCAACCCGGCGTACGTGGTCAACGTCCAGCTCAGATATATGCACGAGCCCGTCGGTGCCGGGGATGATTTCGACAAAAGCACCAAAATCAGTCACACGGCGGACTATGCCGTTGTAGACCTTGTCCATCTCCGGCTCTTCCACCAAAGCCTCAATCCGGGCTAGTGCGGCGCGCCCAGCCTCACCGTCAACCGACGAGATCAGCACAGTGCCATCATCCTCGATATCGATCTTCGCGCCAGTCTCCTCGACGATCGCGCGAATGGTCTTGCCGCCGGGGCCGATCACGTCGCCGATCTTTGACGGGTTAATCTGGAGCGTGATGATCCGAGGCGCAAACTCGGAGAGCGTTTCGCGATGTTTCGGCAGGGTGGCGTTCATGATCTCAAGAATGCGCAGGCGGGCGTCACGGGCGTGCGAAAGAGCCTGACGCATCGTGTCGATATCGAGACCGTCAATCTTGATATCCATCTGAATCGCGGTGATGCCCTCGTTGGTTCCGGCCACTTTGAAGTCCATATCGCCGAAATGATCCTCGTCGCCGATGATGTCGGTCAGGATAATGACTTGACTGTCTTCCTTGATGAGGCCCATGGCGATACCGGCAACGGCTGTCTTGGTGGGCACGCCGGCATCCATCAGTGCCAGCGAGCCGCCGCAGACTGATGCCATCGACGATGACCCGTTGGATTCCATGATGTCCGAGACCACACGAATGGTGTACGGAAAACTCGTCTCCTGCGGGATTACCGGCTGGAGAGCGCGCTCAGAAAGGGCGCCGTGGCCGACTTCGCGCCGGCTGGTTCCCCTGATCGCCTTGGTTTCACCCGTGCAGAACGGCGGGAAGTTGTAATGTAGCATGTAGCTCTTTGTGGACTCGCCCTCGAGCTCATCGAGCCGCTGCTCATCTATCTTGGTGCCCAGGGTTACTGTCGCCAGAGCCTGCGTCTGGCCGCGTGTAAACAGCGCGGAGCCATGCGCCCGCGGCAGCACGCCGGTTTCACACGTGACCTGGCGGATTTCATCCATACCCCGGCTGTCGATCCGCCTGCCCTCTTTGAGAATCATATCCCGCATGGTTCGTGCATCGATATCCTGAAAAATGGTGTCGATGGTCGCTTCGCTCTCGGGAAACTCCTCGGCGAGGGCTTCCATGATGCTCTTCTTCAGTTCGCGCTTGCTCTGATTGCGGGTTTCTTTATCACCTTCATGATTAAATGCGACCAGCTTCTCCTCCGCCAGAGACTTAACCCGAGCAACCAGATCTTCGGGAGTCACTACCGGCGTATAGGTAAACGGCGGTTTGCCGCACGCTGCCTTCAGTTCGTCGATTTTGGCGACGATCTGCTTGATGTGCTCGTGGCCGAATTGCAGGGCGCCAATAACGTCGTCTTCGCTCGCTTCCGATGCCCCACCCTCGACCATGGCGATGCTATCTGCCGATCCGGCCATTGTAATCAGCAAGTCACTCTGCTCATACTGGTCGATAGTCGGGTTGATGGCGTATTGACCGTCGATGCGGCCTACCCGCACGCCAGCGATGGTCTTCTTGATCGGGATGTCGGATACGGCCATCGCAGCCGACGTGCCGGTGATCGAGAGGACATCCGTATCGTTTTTCTGATCGTGTGAAATCACAAATGTAATGCACTGCGTCTCGCCGCGGAAGTCGTCCGGGAAGAGCGGGCGGATGGGGCGATCGATCATGCGCGCCGAGAGGGTTTCTTTTTCCGAGGGGCGCGCCTCGCGCTTGAAAAAGCCCCCGGGAATTTTGCCCGCCGCGTAAGTTTTCTCGCGGTATTCAACCGTCAAGGGGAAGAAGTCCTGTCCGAGTTTCGGCTCGGTCTGGGCGCAGACGGTGGACAGCACCATCGAGTCGCCGTAGCGGACGGTGACCGCACCGTTCGCCTGACAGGCCATTTTGCCGCACTCGATTGTAAGCGTGCGGCCGCCAATTTCCAATTCTACTTTGTGTACCATTAATCCTGTTTCCATGTCTTATCGTCTGAGACCAAGCCGCTCGATGACCTCGCGGTAACTGGCAATGTCCCTGTCCTTGAGGTAATCGAGCATGCGACGCCGCTTACCCACCAGCTTCAGCAGACCGTGGCGGGTGTGAAAATCCTTGGGGTGGTTCTTCATGTGTTCGGTAAGGTGATCAATGCGCTCACTGAACAGCGCGATCTGGACTTCCGGCGACCCGGTGTCACCCTCGTGCAGTTGATGCTGTGCGACTATCTGGGCGGCTTTGTCTTTGGCGATGCCTATTGACATGTCCTTTCTCCTTGTTTCTCCAATATCTCTAAAACTTGCTTCTTGTCTTGTTCAATTTGCTCTACCAGACGCTCCGGCGAGGCAAAACGCCGGTTTGGTCTGATATAGCGCGTGGGATATACGACTATTTCATCTCCATAGATGTCACGATCAAAATCGAACAGATTCACCTCGACCGTCTGCCGTGCGACCGGGTTGAAGTGGTTCTGACCGACAAACATCATTCCTTCTTTCGATTCTTTGCCTACATGCGCCCAACAAGCATAGACGCCTTCC encodes the following:
- the leuS gene encoding leucine--tRNA ligase, translating into MTHKTKTIPAYDFAAIENKWQRLWEGQQLFRAPDMPDPAGKFYMLVMFAYPSGDIHMGHFRNYIIGDAVARQQMMKGKSVLHPFGWDAFGLPAERAAIKRGIHPSVWTRENIKVSRTTLQKVGVSFDWSREVSSCEPDYYKFTQWMFIQLFKKGLAYRSRGFVNWCPEDKTVLANEQVVNGRCERCDTPVEKKEQIQWYFKITAYADRLIDDLDTLPGWPDNVKTMQREWIGRSHGLEVDFTIEDTGEKLPIFTTRPDTIFGVTFMAISPEAEILSRLDLSPEFSAQVTAYQKKSAARTDIERASITEDKDGVFTGKYAINPFNGERVQLWVADYVLAGYGTGAVMAVPAHDTRDFAFARRYGIPIRVVIHPDDSTTLSADRMEQAFVEYGPMVHSGQFDGLAGEEAVDALSEYAEQRGIGRRRVNYKLKDWSISRQRYWGCPIPIIHCGKCGQVAVLESDLPVMLPNVENYLPKGRSPLADVPSFMNVKCPNCGGEAQRDPDTMDTFVCSSWYFLRYIDPANASKPFEPAKADAWMPIDLYVGGITHATGHLIYFRFFTKFLYDIGWLKCSEPATRMFNHGMVSDATGQVMSKSRGNVVSPVELMATYGVDVSRLAMYFVAPSEKPVAWSTTEFLTGPAKFVSSKLYPLVEHLRDSRPDLKRYFKPGELTAPEREIYIKLNQTIKRVDESFEKLQFNTAIAALMELVRDFRPDVISNQQLNDQIILKTTQLVAPMAPHLAEEMWQLAGFRESVFKSDWPEFDPSAVVGDTIEIAVQVNGKLRASVAVPVGCDQETAEAAALADARVQAHTAGKAIIKEVFVPGRLLNIVVKG
- a CDS encoding polysaccharide deacetylase family protein; its protein translation is MSGSPESRLVILVFHKLSNKCTFGVSNYPPKRLVRLLDSLRGDGWNLGEAGIGDTPVGQGRGKLTLSFDDGYEHLTIVLPAIMERFRFEPVVFVPSDWIGKSNSWDYSHRIRACPHLCQESITRLAGLGVEFGSHGASHRDLMSCSRAELERELGDSRKRLQDLSGQSVDKISYPFGRYDRRVLDTAAQVGYVRGFTMRLPESSDNPLAVGRVPVWGFDTPVTVRWKLAPGFFHDVERIKSQVVNTLSSGTIWLNRFRR
- a CDS encoding pitrilysin family protein, translating into MVRKKKARRDQSVFRKTTLKDGLRVLTEQLPGVRSVSLGAWVDVGSRCEQQDEHGLCHFLEHLVFKGTRQRNARQIAESLESLGGSLNAFTTREHTCYTARILDEYLPQAVEILADLTCNPTLTRTNMDRERQVICEEIKESLDDPSDHIHDLFAETHWSGHPLGRPVLGSMKIIRSVPRAHLTRFHANNYRSGSVVVAASGAISHDRLVKLVRAKFHLEEGGSKRPDPAGRKSGVHLRFESDDSAQTHFCIGFPGLPYGHRDRMAVVLLSTYLGGGMSSVLFQKIREERGLVYVVHSYHDSFVDTGVFSVYLGTAQKHLKQAFDLILAECRKTVSRRLNSAVLASVKAQMKGHLMLAMESTSTRMNRIGRQELLLERYQPLSGTIREIDKITSADIQRVAETIFDESQMTVAALGPSDPKQFAGLG
- a CDS encoding polyribonucleotide nucleotidyltransferase; protein product: MVHKVELEIGGRTLTIECGKMACQANGAVTVRYGDSMVLSTVCAQTEPKLGQDFFPLTVEYREKTYAAGKIPGGFFKREARPSEKETLSARMIDRPIRPLFPDDFRGETQCITFVISHDQKNDTDVLSITGTSAAMAVSDIPIKKTIAGVRVGRIDGQYAINPTIDQYEQSDLLITMAGSADSIAMVEGGASEASEDDVIGALQFGHEHIKQIVAKIDELKAACGKPPFTYTPVVTPEDLVARVKSLAEEKLVAFNHEGDKETRNQSKRELKKSIMEALAEEFPESEATIDTIFQDIDARTMRDMILKEGRRIDSRGMDEIRQVTCETGVLPRAHGSALFTRGQTQALATVTLGTKIDEQRLDELEGESTKSYMLHYNFPPFCTGETKAIRGTSRREVGHGALSERALQPVIPQETSFPYTIRVVSDIMESNGSSSMASVCGGSLALMDAGVPTKTAVAGIAMGLIKEDSQVIILTDIIGDEDHFGDMDFKVAGTNEGITAIQMDIKIDGLDIDTMRQALSHARDARLRILEIMNATLPKHRETLSEFAPRIITLQINPSKIGDVIGPGGKTIRAIVEETGAKIDIEDDGTVLISSVDGEAGRAALARIEALVEEPEMDKVYNGIVRRVTDFGAFVEIIPGTDGLVHISELDVDHVRRVEDICKVGDRMEVKVINIEPDGRVRLSRRVLLEGGQDRPPMPPPPRRGGSGGGRPRQKARR
- the rpsO gene encoding 30S ribosomal protein S15; its protein translation is MSIGIAKDKAAQIVAQHQLHEGDTGSPEVQIALFSERIDHLTEHMKNHPKDFHTRHGLLKLVGKRRRMLDYLKDRDIASYREVIERLGLRR